One segment of Desulfatirhabdium butyrativorans DSM 18734 DNA contains the following:
- a CDS encoding ABC transporter permease, producing the protein MNIILTNLPKFFNGTLITIELTALSVAIGLLIAVPSALMRVSKNPLMWMPAYGFIFYFRGTPLLVQLFLIYYGSGQFQETLSQWGLWVFFKEAHFCAILTLTLNTAAYTAEILRGAIEAVPFGEIEAAKACGMSGSLLYRRIILPKAFRLAWPAYTNEVVFLLQATSLVSIITIMDITGVARVIASRSFAFYELYFTAAIFYLCLVYGVIWAFRKIEFRISGYLLDPSLKS; encoded by the coding sequence ATGAACATTATTCTGACCAATCTTCCAAAATTTTTCAACGGCACGCTGATCACCATCGAACTGACAGCGCTCAGCGTCGCAATCGGACTGCTGATCGCCGTGCCGAGTGCGCTGATGCGGGTCAGCAAGAATCCCCTGATGTGGATGCCTGCCTACGGCTTCATCTTTTATTTCCGGGGAACGCCGCTTCTGGTGCAGCTTTTTCTGATCTACTACGGAAGCGGCCAATTCCAGGAAACCCTTTCCCAATGGGGTCTTTGGGTATTCTTCAAGGAGGCCCATTTCTGCGCCATCCTCACCCTCACCCTGAATACGGCAGCCTACACGGCTGAAATTCTTCGCGGGGCCATCGAAGCCGTACCTTTCGGTGAAATCGAGGCAGCAAAGGCCTGCGGCATGTCGGGCAGCCTGCTCTACAGACGGATCATCCTCCCCAAAGCATTCCGCCTGGCCTGGCCCGCCTACACCAATGAAGTCGTCTTCCTGCTTCAGGCCACTTCCCTTGTGTCCATCATCACGATCATGGATATCACCGGTGTCGCCCGGGTCATCGCTTCACGCAGCTTCGCCTTTTACGAACTGTATTTTACGGCGGCTATCTTCTATCTCTGTCTGGTTTACGGTGTCATCTGGGCATTCCGCAAAATCGAGTTCCGCATCTCGGGTTACCTGCTCGACCCTTCCCTGAAATCATGA